A window of Enterobacter ludwigii genomic DNA:
CCAGGTTGGCATTTTTCTCTTTTGCGGATGTACGACCGGCAATATGTTGTACAACTCTCACTTTGCCTGCGAGCTGCGCGCTATTCCAGGGTTTGTAGCTAAACTTATCATTGTCGAGAATCAATTCTCCCCGGTCAGCAATACCGACTGGCGGTACACGTTGTCCTTTTTCAATGTTGTGAGCGCAAGCCCACAGGGGCAGCAGCAGGCAGGCTGCTGCAAGGATATTACGTAGGGTCATGGCGTTTCCTTATTGTTTGCAGGTGATCCGACCACTTGGTCTTACGCTTTTAATCATAAGTGCGATCAATGTGGTTTTCCCGCAATCCCGATGCCAGTTTGCGGGTGAACGCACATATCCATGAAAAAACGACGGCTTATACTGCCCTGAGTCACGGTTTGCAAAGATTATTCTGAATAATTGTAATCAAACGGTAAATAAACTTATGCATACTGGGTATCAAGGTTGTTCTGGTCTATAGTCAATGGGCATTAAAATTTGCGCTCAGGACAGTCGGGCCGATTGTGGCGCCGCAAGAGCGTATGATTCGCAGGAGATACAAGAATGAAAATTTTCCAACGCTACAACCCGCTTCAGGTGGCGAAGTACGTGAAGATCCTGTTCCGTGGACGGTTGTATATCAAGGATGTTGGCGCTTTTGAGTTTGATAAGGGCAAGATCCTCGTCCCAAAAGTGAAGGATAAGCAGCACTTGTCTGTGATGTCCGAAGTCAACCGTCAGGTTTTGCGTCTGCAAACTGAGATGGCTTAACCAGCGTGCTATGCAGTAGTTAAAAAAACGGCTCCCGATGGGAGCCGTTGATGTTTGTGGGGGCAGGAATTTTACGCTGACACCTTCTCTTCCACATCCGGCAGCTTCGGTACCAGCACGGTCGGTTTATTGTCGATACGCGTCACCAGCAGCTGGTCGATGCGGTAGTTATCAATATCCACCACCTCAAACTTGTAGCCAGAGAACTTCACGGAGTCGGTACGTTTCGGGATCTTACGCAGCATAAACATCATAAAGCCGCCGATGGTCTCGTAGTTACCGGACTGCGGGAACTCGTCAATATCCAGCACGCGCATCACGTCTTCAATCGGTGTGCCGCCATCAATCAGCCATGAATTATCGTCACGCTGTACAATCTGCTCTTCCAGGCCCTGGCCAACCAGGTCACCCATCAGGGTGGTCATCACGTCGTTCAGGGTGATAATACCTACCACCAGCGCGTATTCGTTCATGATCACCGCGAAGTCTTCCCCGGCGGTTTTGAAACTTTCCAGCGCTTCTGAAAGGGTCAGGGTGTCCGGCACAATTAGGGTATTGCGGATTTGCACGCCGCTGGTGAGCGCCAGGCTCTGGTTTG
This region includes:
- a CDS encoding DUF1107 domain-containing protein, which produces MKIFQRYNPLQVAKYVKILFRGRLYIKDVGAFEFDKGKILVPKVKDKQHLSVMSEVNRQVLRLQTEMA